A single region of the Gasterosteus aculeatus chromosome 1, fGasAcu3.hap1.1, whole genome shotgun sequence genome encodes:
- the unc80 gene encoding protein unc-80 homolog isoform X14 codes for MVKRKSLDDNEPECGKGIPFPIQTFLWRQTSAFLRPKLGKQYEASCVSFERVLVENKLHGLSPALSEAIQSISRWELVQAALPHVLHCTSILLSNRNRLGHQDKLGVAETKLLHTLHWMLLDAAQECNHEPSLSHGWSGGSSSSAFLQPVGNQGSSPGAPGSGSGSALGGSGPQHGGSLPEEDEHARTKLFHKSMATVELFVFLFAPLIHRIKESDLTFRLASGLVIWQPMWEHRQPDIPAFTALIKPVRNIVTAKRNSPVNNQCSPCGSGNPGPMGFQVVCEAAQSDSSSPAAGERSCRRGNSVEKGGPSQQPPAVKGPSKKKTSAPAGLLTSMAQRARYATYFDVAVLRCLLQPHWTEEGVHWALMFYLQRLRQILEERPERTSEPSVTPLPRPRSSSMVAATPSLVNTHKTQDMTLKCNEEGKSLSTETFTKVSLTSLRRQAVPDLSSDLGMSIFKKFKNRRDDRERKGSIPYHHAGKKRQRRMGVPFLLHEDHLDVSPTRSTFSFGSFSGLGDDRRALDRGGWQATIMGRRGAADNQNISHATSSQSCFLSPKLPAGKFTRRGSTDTAADADSLSAKHSHSHHSLLRDMPDHSNSHSDNTVREVRSQISTITMAAFNTTVASFNVGYADFFTEHMKKLCNPVTVPEMPVEPLACANLPRSFTDSCINYSCLEEGENIEGTNNFVQKNGMLDLTAVLRALYAVLSHDISSRICDVALNIIDCLLQLSVVPDMGKKLCKPDNKENQEARAKDTAGQGLGAGAQGGGSLPGAGGGGDGGGGGGGGGGGGGGGGSGGGSGQGSKDDVKNNKDYDKKVCSSCILSEVGPIGHTLEYLNISTQRSYALTFVFFTPSTRKQEEGSGFSTHRLALTMLIKIVKSLGCAYGCGEGHRGLSGDRLRMQAQNCLTSLYKLDKVQFRQTMREYVNKDSLNNIVDFLHALLGFCMEPITDKYGSAGERSRRAKKRNIDKAGFGNNFTTGDNKSVAQNMEAVVVGCMFKSLITRCASTTHELHSPENLGLYCDIRQLVQFIKEAHGNVFRRVALSALLDSAEKVTTTKKPEEKEEAKQPGPRSDEQIPGALLGRKDFWRKMFKSQSAASDTSSQSEQDTSECTTAHSGTTTDRRSRSRSRRISLRKKLKLPIGNWLKRSSLSGLTDGVEDLLDISSVDRLSFIRQSSKVKFTSAVKLLEGGAVGPEFARDEEENFFKRLGKWRSGRRNPSKLHHTEEKDGPHGFQERLAASQEAMKNKNVVNLGAIRQGMKRFQFLLNCCEPGTIPDASILAAALDLEAPVVARASLFLECARFVHRCNRGNWPEWMKGHHVNITKRGLSRGRSPVVGNKRNQKLQWNAAKHFCQWGDAIGTRLSELCHSDSESPANILGYIFDEETKRRMRKEDEEEDYLDDNTVNPTKCGCPFALKMAACQLLLEITTFLRETFPCLPRPRTEPLVDLESCRLRLDPDLGRQRYERKISFAGILDDEDGHDSLNSSSHTLKSDTVCDEKKQSEVQDNLAPLPSPPAPSRKIRIGGSRLLQIKGARSFRIKKGGSLSSIRRAGSLKSTKIPRQDSGSENDEGLLSQTHSRDTVTDIGSPFSTSEPSIEPEGQGSGGAEDNYHRNMSWLHIMILLCNQQSFICTHVDFCHPRCYQHHSRSCARLVRAIKLVYGETVDSLREESASSGFIGARAKKSKECSDKSCLRTPSMKRRPTDSNTEGKKDTGMLKYIRNQVMSLSPAPLSLLIKAAPILTDDMYGDIQPAAWELLLSVDEHMAAAAAAMFLLCAVKVPDAVTEMMMAEFQHQEACQRINSVLKFYTLWRFRYQVWPRMEEGAQQIFKIPPPSINFTLPSPILGMPCVPIFDPPWVPQNTGSVRDPINEDQSFSTLIQSVHAIKSFSARAVSRSHQRAEHILKNLQQEEEKRRLGREASIITAIPVAQEACYEPTCSPPPEQEEEAEEVVNLASRRLSVSPSCASSNSHRNYSFRRGSVWSVRSLASAEDEENTTEHTPTHHMLQPPQAVFPACICAAVLPIVHLMEDGEVREDGVAVSAVAQQILWNCLIEDPALVLRHFLEKLTVSNRQDELMFMLRKLLLNIGDLPAQTSHILFNYLVGLIMYFVRTPCEWGMDAISATLTFLWEVVGYVEGLFFKDLKQTMKKEQCEVKLLVTASMPGTKTLVVHGQNECDIPTQLPVHEDTQFEALLKECLEFFNIPEARSAHYFLMDKRWNLIHYSKTYVRDIYPFRRSVSPQLNLVHMLPEKGQELIQKQVFSRKLEEVGRVLFLISLTQNMPAVHKQSHVSLLQEDLLRLPSFPRTAIDAEFSLATEPQGKELFGLDTLHKVLWIKLLEEMFLGMPSEYPWGDEMMLFLNVFNGALLLHPEDSALLRQYTATAINTAVHFNHLFSLSGYQWILPTMLQVYADYESNPLLRRGIEFCCRQFYILHRKPFVLQLFASVAPLLEFTTSTSTGLSKGVSAQCLFDLLISLEGETKDALDALELVKAEKPLRSLDFCYGNEDLAFSVSDSIKLCVTVAAYAPESFRSLQMLMVLEALVPCHLQKLKINTVTMESASAARDEIAAIAALATSLQALLYSSESLTRPMTAPQMSRSDQGHKGGTAANHAMSGGVNTRDNLHLLEEGQGMPREELDERIAREEFRRPRESLLNICTEFYKHCGPRLKILQNVAGEPRVTALELLDIKSHMRLAEIAHALLKLAPYDTLTMESRGLRRYIMEMLPITDWSSEAVRPALILILKRLDRMFNKIHKMPTLRCARPQALCTRRQVEWEAASSLIEGICLTLQRQPIISFLPHLRSLINVCVNLVMGVVGPSSVADGLPLLHLSPYLSPPLPFSTAVVRLVALQIQALKEDFPLSHVISPFTNQERREGMLLNLLIPFVLTVGSGSKDSPHLEQPEIFLLLQTVINILLPPRIISTSRTKNFMLDASPAHCSTPGDTGKDLRREGLAESTSQAAYLALKVVLVCFERSLGNQWYRLSLQVKEMALRKVGGLAFWDFIDFIVRTRIPIFVLLRPFIQCKLLTQPADSQEEITARHHIADQLERRFIPRPLCKSSLFAEFNNELKILKEAVHSGSAYQGKTSISTVGTSTSAYRLSLATMSRSNTGTGTVWEQESQPSRQPSQDTLSRTDEDDEENDSMSIPSVVSEHEAFLPRMMAQRRFSSHATGSVASQPEVPRATMLPSHRVASVQSEPGPQNLLLQPPLGRKRGLRQLRRPLLSIPKNEPRGRSGARISTTRRGIQPKNKPLAHADQKRSVTFTENQGQGTGGTTEPAAEARKASPALSKSPTLEAASVSSATVTADLHGPAETQVAPAVSSKERREQWGLRSSLSPPHSISRPSTPTHPSRTCSPLPLSRTCSPLALSRTSSPLPPPLPVLGTAPAPGPPPPPPLPPAPLLPPPPPGAPRIRESPGDEDTAALLPRGDTLLQLSEDGGTENPLLRPLLSHPSPRRRPLPFSPVDLDLDESHV; via the exons GACCTGACCTTTCGATTGGCCAGCGGCCTGGTGATATGGCAGCCGATGTGGGAGCACCGGCAGCCCGACATCCCCGCCTTCACCGCGCTCATCAAACCAGTCAGAAACATTGTAACAG CAAAGAGGAACTCCCCCGTCAACAACCAGTGCAGCCCCTGTGGATCCGGCAACCCGGGTCCCATG GGATTCCAGGTGGTTTGCGAAGCCGCCCAATCGGATTCCTCCTCCCCCGCAGCTGGAGAGAGGAGCTGTCGTCGTGGTAACTCGGTCGAGAAAGGTGGCCCTTCCCAACAACCCCCAGCAGTGAAAGGTCCTTCCAAGAAAAA GACATCAGCGCCCGCCGGCCTGCTGACCTCCATGGCCCAACGAGCACGCTACGCAACGTACTTCGATGTGGCGGTGCTGCGCTGCCTGCTGCAGCCGCACTGGACAGAGGAGGGCGTGCACTGGGCCCTGATGTTCTACCTGCAGCGCCTGAGGCAGATCCTGGAGGAGAGACCCGAGCGCACCTCCGAACCCTCGGTGACGCCTCTGCCGCGTCCCCGCAGCAGCTCCATGGTGGCGGCTACGCCGTCACTGGTCAACACCCACAAGACTCAG GACATGACTCTGAAATGCAACGAAGAGGGGAAGTCTCTGAGCACAGAGACGTTTACGAAGGTCTCTCTGACCAGCCTCCGTCGTCAGGCCGTCCCTGACCTCTCCTCCGACCTGGGCATGAGCATTTTCAAGAAG TTTAAGAACCGGCGTGACGACCGCGAGCGAAAGGGCTCCATCCCGTACCATCACGCGGGGAAGAAGCGCCAGCGGCGTATGGGCGTTCCCTTCCTGCTCCACGAGGACCACCTGGACGTCTCGCCCACCCGCAGCACCTTCTCCTTCGGTAGCTTCTCGGGCCTCGGGGATGACCGACGGGCTCTGGACCGCGGGGGCTGGCAGGCCACCATCATGGGTAGGCGGGGCGCCGCTGACAATCAGAATATATCGCATGCCACCAGCTCGCAGTCGTGCTTCCTCTCTCCTAAGCTCCCAGCTG GCAAGTTCACACGGAGGGGCAGCACGGACACTGCTGCAGACGCCGATAGTCTGAGTGCCAAGCACTCTCATTCCCACCACTCTTTGCTCAGAGACATGCCCGACCACTCCAACAGCCACAGCGATAACACCGTCAGAGAGG TGCGATCTCAGATCTCCACCATCACCATGGCTGCATTCAACACCACGGTGGCGTCATTCAACGTCGGCTACGCCGACTTCTTCACGGAGCACATGAAGAAGCTGTGCAACCCCGTCACTGTCCCCGAGATGCCTGTGGAGCCGCTGGCCTGCGCCAACCTGCCACGCAGCTTCACCGACTCCTGCATCAACTACTCCTGtctggaggaaggggagaaCATTGAGGGCACCAACAACTTTGTGCAGAAGAACGGCATGCTGGACCTCACT GCTGTGCTGCGGGCTCTCTACGCCGTCCTCAGCCACGACATCAGCTCCAGGATCTGCGACGTGGCTCTCAATATCATCGACTGCCTGCTGCAGCTGAGCGTGGTGCCCGACATGGGCAAGAAGCTGTGCAAGCCCGACAACAAGGAGAACCAGGAGGCCCGAGCCAAAGACACGGCCGGTCAGGGCCTCGGAGCGGGCGCCCAGGGAGGCGGGTCCCTCCcgggggcgggtggagggggcgatggtggtggtggtggtggaggaggaggaggaggaggaggaggggggggaagtggtGGAGGGAGTGGGCAAGGGAGCAAAGATGATGTGAAAAATAACAAGGATTACGATAAAAAGGTGTGTTCTTCCTGTATTCTCTCTGAAGTGGGTCCTATTGGTCACACACTTGAATATCTAAATATATCTACACAAAGGTCCTACGCGTTGACGTTTGTGTTCTTCACTCCTTCGACACGGAAACAGGAAGAAGGCTCTGGCTTCAGCACCCACCGCCTGGCTCTCACCATGCTGATAAAAATAGTGAAGTCGCTGGGCTGTGCCTATGGCTGTGGCGAGGGACACCGCGGCTTGTCAGGGGATCGCCTCCGGATGCAG GCCCAGAACTGCCTGACCAGCCTTTATAAGCTGGACAAGGTGCAGTTTCGACAGACAATGCGCGAGTACGTCAACAAAGATTCTCTCAATAACATAGTGGACTTCCTGCATGCACTGCTGGGCTTCTGCATGGAGCCCATCACTGACA AGTACGGCAGTGCAGGGGAGAGGTCCAGGAGggcgaaaaaaagaaacatcg ACAAGGCAGGCTTCGGTAACAACTTCACCACGGGGGACAACAAGTCCGTGGCCCAGAACATGGAGGCGGTTGTGGTGGGCTGCATGTTCAAGTCTCTCATAACCCGCTGCGCGTCGACCACACACGAGCTGCACAGCCCCGAGAACCTG GGCCTGTACTGTGACATCCGCCAGCTGGTGCAGTTCATTAAGGAGGCCCATGGAAATGTGTTCCGCCGGGTGGCGCTGAGCGCCCTCCTGGACAGCGCCGAGAAGGTCACCACCACCAAGAAAcccgaggagaaggaagaggccAAGCAGCCGGGACCCAGGAG TGACGAGCAGATCCCCGGCGCTCTGCTGGGCAGGAAGGACTTCTGGAGGAAGATGTTCAAGTCGCAGAGCGCCGCCAGCGACACCAGCAGCCAATCCGAGCAGGACACCTCCGAGTGCACCACCGCACACTCCGGCACCACCACGGACCGGCGCTCGCGTTCCAGATCCCGCCGCATCTCGCTTCGCAAGAAACTGAAGCTGCCGATAG GCAACTGGTTGAAGCGTTCTTCCCTTTCTGGACTGACCGACGGTGTTGAGGACCTGCTGGACATCAGCTCGGTGGATCGTCTCTCCTTCATACGTCAgagttcaaag GTGAAGTTCACCAGCGCGGTGAAGCTGCTGGAGGGCGGCGCGGTGGGGCCGGAGTTCGccagggacgaggaggagaattTCTTCAAGCGGCTCGGTAAATGGAGGTCTGGCAGGCGGAATCCATCCAAGCTTCACCACACAGAAGAGAAAGATG GACCTCACGGCTTTCAAGAGCGTCTGGCGGCCAGCCAGGAGGCCATGAAGAACAAGAACGTAGTGAATCTGGGCGCCATTCGACAGGGCATGAAGCGCTTCCAGTTCCTGCTGAACTGCTGCGAGCCGGGGACCATACCGGACGCCTCCATCCTCGCCGCTGCTCTGGACCTG GAAGCTCCTGTCGTGGCCCGGGCCTCCCTCTTCCTCGAATGCGCCCGGTTTGTGCACCGCTGTAACCGTGGCAACTGGCCGGAGTGGATGAAGGGCCACCACGTAAACATTACCAAGAGAGGCCTCTCGCGGGGTCGATCACCTGTTGTGGGCAACAAAAGAAACCAGAAGCTCCAGTGGAACGCCGCCAAACATTTCTGCCAGTGGGGAGAT GCCATCGGCACGAGGCTCAGTGAACTGTGTCACTCTGACAGCGAGAGCCCTGCAAACATCCTGGGTTACATCTTTGATGAGGAGACCAAACGGAGGATGAGAAaagaagacgaggaagaggactATCTGGATGACA ACACAGTCAATCCTACAAAATGTGGCTGCCCCTTCGCTCTGAAGATGGCTGCCTGCCAGCTGTTGTTGGAAATCACCACTTTCCTGCGGGAGACCTTTCCCTGCCTACCACGCCCACGCACCGAACCACTGGTG GATCTTGAAAGCTGCCGCCTGCGGCTGGACCCGGATCTCGGCCGCCAGCGCTACGAGAGGAAGATCAGCTTTGCGGGAATCCTCGACGACGAGGACGGCCACGACTcgctcaacagcagcagccacacgCTGAAGTCCGACACCGTCTGCGACGAGAAGAAGCAGTCTGAAGTCCAAG ACAATCTCGCCCCGCTGCCCTCCCCTCCAGCGCCGAGCCGGAAGATTCGCATCGGGGGCTCCCGGCTGCTCCAGATCAAAGGCGCTCGCAGCTTCCGCATAAAGAAAGGCGGCTCCCTGTCCTCCATACGCCGGGCCGGGAGCCTCAAGAGCACCAAGATACCGCGGCAGGACTCCGGGTCGGAGAACGACGAGGGGCTGCTGTCGCAAACGCACAGCAGGGATACCGTCACCGACATCG GCAGTCCCTTCAGCACCAGTGAACCCAGCATAGAGCCGGAGGGTCAGGGCTCTGGGGGAGCAGAGGACAACTACCACCGCAACATGTCCTGGCTCCAC ATTATGATCCTGCTGTGCAACCAGCAGAGCTTCATCTGCACCCACGTGGACTTCTGCCACCCTCGCTGTTACCAGCACCACAGCCGCTCCTGCGCCCGTCTGGTGCGCGCCATCAAGCTCGTGTACGGGGAGACAGTGGACAGCCTGAGAGAGGAGAGCGCCTCCTCCGGTTTTATTGGGGCGCGTGCCAAGAAGAGCAAAGAG TGTTCAGACAAGTCTTGCCTGAGGACCCCGTCTATGAAGAGGAGACCCACGGACTCCAACACGGAGGGGAAGAAGGACACCGGCATGCTCAAGTACATCCGCAACCAG GTGATGAGCCTGTCGCCGGCGCCGCTTTCGCTGCTGATCAAGGCGGCTCCCATCTTGACCGACGACATGTACGGAGACATCCAGCCAGCGGCCTGGGAGCTCCTGCTCAGTGTGGATGAACACATGGCGGCCGCGGCAG CTGCCATGTTCCTCCTGTGTGCTGTCAAGGTCCCCGACGCGGTGACCGAAATGATGATGGCAGAGTTCCAGCACCAGGAGGCCTGCCAGCGCATCAACTCCGTCCTGAAGTTTTACACACTGTGGCGTTTTCGCTACCAGGTGTGGCCTCGCATGGAAGAAGGAGCCCAGCAGATCTTTAAG aTCCCTCCCCCCAGCATCAACTTCACTCTGCCATCTCCTATACTCGGCATGCCTTGTGTTCCCATATTTGACCCTCCTTGGGTGCCCCAGAATACAGGCAGCGTCCGGGACCCGATCAATGAAGACCAGTCC ttctcCACATTAATTCAGTCAGTCCATGCCATA AAATCCTTCTCGGCGCGGGCGGTGTCGCGCTCCCACCAGCGGGCCGAGCACATCCTGAAGAacctgcagcaggaggaggagaagcgccGCCTGGGGCGCGAGGCCAGCATCATCACGGCCATCCCCGTGGCCCAGGAGGCCTGCTACGAGCCCACGTGCAGCCCCCCGcccgagcaggaggaggaag CAGAAGAAGTGGTGAACCTGGCTTCGCGCCGTCTGTCCGTCAGCCCCTCCTGCGCCTCTAGCAACTCCCACAGGAACTATTCTTTCCGTCGGGGTTCCGTGTGGTCGGTCCGCTCGCTGGCCAGCGCCGAAG atGAAGAGAACACAACGGAACACACTCCTACACACCACATGTTACAGCCTCCCCAAGCcgttttcccagcatgcatctgtgCCGCAGTCCTACCAATCGTGCACCTGATGGAGGACGGGGAGGTCCGAGAGGATGGTGTGGCCG TGAGTGCTGTTGCCCAACAAATCCTGTGGAACTGCCTAATTGAAGATCCGGCCCTGGTTCTCCGCCACTTCCTGGAAAAGCTAACAGTGAGCAATCGACAG gATGAGCTGATGTTCATGTTAAGGAAGCTGCTGCTCAACATCGGAGATCTGCCGGCTCAGACCTCTCATATCCTCTTCAACTATCTG GTGGGACTGATCATGTATTTTGTGCGGACCCCGTGTGAGTGGGGAATGGACGCCATCTCTGCCACGTTGACCTTCCTGTGGGAGGTGGTCGGCTATGTGGAGGGGCTCTTCTTCAAAGACCTCAAGCAGACCATGAAGAAGGAGCAGTGTGAAGTCAAGCTGCTGGTCACTGCATCCATGCCAG GAACCAAGACGCTGGTGGTGCATGGGCAGAACGAATGTGATATCCCAACACAGCTTCCAGTCCATGAAGACACTCAGTTTGAAGCCCTACTCAAG GAGTGCCTGGAATTTTTCAACATTCCTGAGGCCAGATCGGCACACTACTTCCTCATGGACAAACGATGGAACCTCATCCATTATAGCAAG ACATACGTGAGAGACATCTACCCCTTCCGGAGATCAGTCTCTCCGCAGCTTAACCTGGTCCACATGCTGCCTGAGAAAGGACAGGAGCTGATCCAGAAACAG GTGTTTTCCCGTAAACTAGAGGAAGTTGGACgtgtcctcttcctcatctcccTCACTCAAAACATGCCGGCCGTGCACAAGCAGTCCCACGTCTCCCTGCTGCAGGAAGACCTCCTCCGCCTGCCGTCCTTCCCGCGGACCGCCATCGACGCTGAGTTCTCGCTGGCCACCGAGCCTCAAG GCAAGGAGCTGTTTGGGCTGGACACCCTCCACAAGGTGCTGTGGAtcaagctgctggaggagatgtTCCTGGGCATGCCCAGCGAGTACCCGTGGGGCGACGAGATGATGCTGTTCCTCAACGTCTTCAACggggcgctgctgctgcaccctGAGGACAGCGCCCTCCTCAGGCAGTACACCGCCACCGCCATCAACACCGCTGTGCACTTCAACCACCTCTTCTCCTTGAGCGGCTACCAGTGGATCCTGCCGACCATGCTGCAG GTCTACGCCGACTACGAGAGCAACCCTTTACTGAGGCGCGGCATCGAGTTCTGCTGCCGGCAGTTCTACATCCTCCACCGCAAACCCTTTGTCCTGCAGCTGTTTGCCAGCGTGGCTCCACTGCTGGAATTCACA ACCAGCACCAGTACCGGTCTTTCTAAAGGAGTGTCCGCTCAGTGTCTGTTTGACCTGCTGATCTCTCTGGAGGGGGAGACCAAGGACGCTCTGGACGCTCTGGAGCTTGTTAAGGCTGAGAAGCCTCTACGCTCTTTAG ATTTTTGCTATGGGAATGAGGACCTGGCCTTCTCTGTCAGTGACTCCATCAAGCTGTGTGTCACCGTGGCTGCCTACGCCCCAGAATCCTTTAGGAG TCTGCAGATGCTGATGGTGCTGGAGGCCTTGGTCCCGTGCCACCTCCAGAAGCTGAAGATCAACACGGTTACGATGGAGTCGGCCTCAGCTGCCAGGGATGAGATTGCAGCCATCGCTGCCTTGGCCACATCCCTGCAGGCCCTCCTCTACAGCTCGGAGTCCCTCACAAg GCCCATGACAGCCCCCCAGATGTCCCGCTCTGACCAGGGCCATAAAGGAGGCACTGCAGCTAACCACGCCATGTCGGGAGGGGTCAACACCCG GGACAACCTGCACCTGCTGGAGGAAGGCCAGGGGATGCCgagggaggagctggatgagCGCATCGCCAGGGAAGAGTTCCGGCGGCCCAGGGAATCGCTGTTGAACATTTGCACCGAGTTTTACAAACATTGCGGCCCGCGACTCAAAATCCTGCAGAACGTGGCCGGGGAGCCGCGGGTCACGGCACTGGAGCTGCTGGACATCAAGTCCCACATGAG GCTGGCGGAGATCGCCCACGCCCTGCTGAAATTGGCCCCCTACGACACCCTGACCATGGAGAGCCGCGGGCTGCGGCGCTACATCATGGAGATGCTGCCCATCACCGACTGGTCGTCCGAGGCCGTCCGACCcgccctcatcctcatcctcaagAGGCTGGACCGCATGTTCAACAAGATCCACAAGATGCCTACGCTCAGGTGCGCTCGCCCACAGGCATTATGCACCAG GAGACAGGTGGAGTGGGAGGCGGCCAGCAGCCTGATCGAGGGGATCTGCCTGACCCTGCAGCGACAGCCAATCATCTCCTTCCTCCCACACCTTCGCTCGCTGATCAACGTCTGCGTCAACCTG GTGATGGGTGTGGTCGGTCCCTCCAGCGTGGCCGACgggctccctctcctccacctgagcCCCTACCTCTCGCCCCCGCTGCCCTTCAGCACAGCAGTGGTGCGCCTGGTCGCCCTGCAGATCCAG GCATTGAAGGAGGACTTTCCTCTCAGCCATGTGATCTCGCCCTTCACCAATCAGGAGAGGCGGGAGGGGATGCTGCTCAACCTGCTCATTCCCTTTGTGCTCACTGTGGGCTCTGGAAGCAAAG ACAGCCCCCACCTGGAGCAGCCggagatcttcctgctcctgcaGACGGTCATCAACATCCTGCTGCCTCCCCGGATCatctccacctcccgcacaaagAACTTCATGCTGGACGCCTCCCCGGCTCACTGCTCCACCCCGGGCGACACGGGGAAGGATCTGCGCAGGGAGGGACTGGCGGAGTCCACCAGCCAGGCCGCGTATCTGG CTCTGAAGGTGGTGTTGGTCTGCTTCGAGCGCTCGCTGGGAAACCAGTGGTACCGGCTCAGCTTGCAGGTGAAAGAGATGGCGCTGAGGAAAGTGGGCGGCTTGGCCTTCTGGGACTTCATTGACTTCATCGTCCGAACCCGCATCCCTATCTTCGTGCTGCTGAGGCCCTTCATACAGTGCAAG CTGTTGACGCAGCCCGCCGACTCCCAGGAGGAGATCACGGCCCGTCATCACATCGCCGACCAGCTGGAGCGCCGATTCATCCCGCGGCCCCTCTGCAAGAGCTCCCTGTTTGCAGAGTTCAATAACGAGCTGAAGATACTCAAGGAGGCCGTGCACAGCGGCTCTG CTTACCAGGGAAAGACGTCCATCAGCACGGTGGGCACCTCCACGTCGGCGTATCGCCTCAGTTTGGCCACAATGTCGCGCTCCAACACCGGCACCGGCACCGTGTGGGAGCAGGAGAGCCAGCCATCGCGCCAACCCTCCCAAGACACACTCAGCCGCACGGACGAGGACGACGAAGAGA ATGACTCTATGAGCATCCCCAGCGTGGTGAGCGAGCACGAGGCCTTCCTGCCCCGGATGATGGCGCAGCGCCGGTTCTCCAGCCACGCCACCGGCTCCGTGGCCTCGCAGCCCGAGGTGCCGCGCGCCACCATGCTGCCCAGCCATAG GGTTGCCAGTGTGCAGAGTGAACCGGGCCCGCAGAACCTTCTGCTCCAGCCTCCTTTAGGAAGAAAGAGAGGCCTCAGACAG CTACGTCGCCCCCTGCTGTCCATTCCAAAGAATGAACCCCGCGGCCGATCCGGAgcgaggatctccaccacgcgCAGGGGCATCCAGCCCAAGAACAAACCACTGG CGCACGCCGACCAAAAGCGATCCGTCACCTTCACGGAGAACCAAGGCCAGGGAACCGGCGGCACGACGGAgccagcagctgaggccaggaAGGCCAGTCCGGCCCTCTCCAAGTCCCCGACCCTGGAAGCGGCCTCCGTCTCCTCGGCGACGGTGACGGCCGACCTGCACGGCCCCGCTGAGACGCAG GTTGCTCCCGCCGTAAGCAGCAAGGAGAGGCGAGAGCAGTGGGGCCTCCGCAGCAGCCTCTCCCCCCCGCACTCCATCTCCCGCCCCTCCACCCCGACACACCCGTCCCGGACCTGCTCCCCGCTGCCCCTCTCCCGGACCTGCTCCCCTCTCGCCTTGTCCcgcacctcctctcctctgcccccGCCGCTGCCGGTGCTGGGCACGGCGCCGGCGCCCggccccccgcctcctccgcctctgccGCCGGCACCTCTCctgcctccgccgccgccgggggCCCCCCGCATCCGAGAGAGCCCCGGCGACGAGGACACGGCGGCGCTGCTGCCGCGCGGCGACACCCTGCTGCAGCTGAGCGAGGACGGCGGCACGGAGAACCCCCTCCTCAGGCCGCTGCTGTCCCACCCCTcgccccgccgccgccccctgCCCTTCTCCCCGGTCgacctggacctggacgagTCGCACGTCTGA